The genomic region CGACCGCGGTGCCGAAGCCCTTGCGGTAGATCCGCTCCAGCACCACGCCGAGGAGGACGGCGCCCCAGCCGACGAAGACCGCGGACGAGTAGAGGTTCGTGACCGGCGGGCGGCCCTGCAGGATGACGCGCGAGGCGAGGCCGCCGGTGTGGACGATCGCGCCCGCGACCAGCAGCGCGAAGGCGGTGGGCTGCAGGAGCTGCGGCTTCCAGGCCCAGGAGGCGAAGAGCACGAGCAGCGCCAGCACGTAGATCACCATGCCGAGGTAGAAGGGCTCGGCGCGGTTGAAGAGCACCTCGCTCCCGGCCTGCGAGACGGCGGCGGGGCGGCCGGCGCGGACCTGGCCGGCGAGGCTGGCCACCGCGGCGTTGAACGCGCCGGCGTCCTGGGCGCCCCAGGCGGCCGCGGCGGCGGCGAGGGCGCGCAGGTCGGGGGCGTCGGCCGCGGCGGGGCTGCGCCGGAGCGCCTCGCCCACGCTGCGCCACGCGTCGGCGGGCGCGCCGGGCGGCGGGGCCAGGGGGCGGAAGAAGGCGAGCTCGGCGAGCGCGTCCTGCCGGCTCGCGGCGCCGGGGGCGAGCGGGGCGGCGAGCTCGGCGGCGAGCGGCGCGCCCTCGAGCTGCACGGTGTTCTTGAGCCGGTAGTAGAGGTAGGCGCGGTCGAAGAGGTTCACCACCGCCGACTGGAAGCGGGTGCGGAGCTTGGCGTCGATGGGGTGCGCCGCCGTCGCCTGCTTCTGCACCTCCTCGAGGTAGGGGGCGATGGTCCGGAACGAGAAGTAGCGCTCCGAGGTCTGCTTCATCCCCATGAGCCCGAGCACGTCGGGGTCGTTGATCACGAAGACCGGCTGCTGGTCGGCCACCTCGGGCCGGAACATCACGTCGAGCAGCCACTCGTCGGCCGAGACGGTCCGCCCCTGGTACCGGAAGCTCTGCTGGCTGCGGATCATGAGCAGCGAGTTGCGCGCCACCGAGTCGGCCGGCTTCACCCGGCCGCCCTCGAGCACCGGTAGCCGGCCGAAGCCGTCCACGTCGAAGCCGCGGACCGGGCCCGGCGGCAGCATGGTGAACAGCGCGGCGGCGAGCGCGAGCCCGCCGGCGGCGAGGGGGAGGGCCTTCGCGAGCTTGTTCATGCAGCCTCCAGGAGCGCGGCGGACTGGCGGCGCCGGGCGGAGCGGCGCAGGGCGACGACGAAGTGCAGGACGAGCCCCGCCGCCACGAGCACGCAGGAGATGTAGGGGAGCAGCCAGCCCGGGTTCTCCACCACCTGCAGCACCGAGAGCGTGTCGCCCTTGCCGAAGCTCGCCTGGTAGAAGGCCTTGCCGGCGTAGCGCAGCGGCTGGTTCATGTAGATGAGGACGTCCCGCTCCTCGCCGCGCGAGGGGTTCGACAGGTGCACCAGGCTCGAGAAGTTCTTCGGGATCTCGGTGCCCGGGTAGACGTCGTGGCTGAACTTCTTGAGGGTGATGGCGTAGGGCAGGTACTGCCGCTGCGGCCGCATCGAGAGCACGTAGGTGCGCCCCTCGTGGATGAAGCTCTGCGGCGCGCCGAGCGCGTTCGAGACGAGCCAGGTGCCGTAGCTCCTGCCGCCGGCCACCGGCTCGACGAAGGCGGCGCGCCGGTTGAGCTGCTCGTCGGAGGCGATGGGCGGGAGCGGCCGGACGCTCACCATCGCGCCCACGCCCATGTTGGCCGGGGAGGGCGGGTCGGAGGGGCCGCGGTTCGCGAGCTCGGCGTTCTCCAGGTAGCCCTTCACCCGCAGCGTCACCGGCGAGCCCGGCAGGGCCACCTCGCCGCCGCGGGCGAGCCGCGCCTCCGGCACGGCGTAGACCTCGTCGTGCGCGGGATCGGTCACGTCGATCACGGCGAGCTCGAGGTCGCGCGGGCTCTCGACGTAGTTGAGCGTCTGCCCCTGCTCGATGGTGAGCTGCGTCTCCTTCTGGAAGAAGCTGGTCACGAACTCGCCGGCGAAGAGGAGGATGAGGCCGGCGTGGACGATCCAGAGCCCCGCCTTCCTCCACGAGAGCTCGAGCCGCCGCGCCTGGGCGGCGACGAGGTTCACGGTCAGCACCAGCCCGACCAGGCCGCCGCCGGGCGCGACCGGGATCCGCCAGGCGGTGCCCGGCACGTCCCACCAGACGAGGAAGCTGCGGATGTAGGCGTTCACCGCGCCGAGCGTGCCCATGGTGGTCTGCGCGAGGGTGCAGGCGATCACCAGCACCATCAGCAGCGCCAGGCAGACGATGGTCAGCTTGAGGGACGTGAGGGCGTCCCAGACGCTTCTAAGGGGTCGCTGGGTCAAAGCGGAGGCTCTCCACGAGACGGATGAAGTCGGGGCGTGCACGGGCGGCCGGCTCGGCGTCTCCAACCATCTTGACGAACCAGGTGTTCCCGCCCGACTCGAGCAGGCCGGCCACCATGCGGCTCTTCTGCTGCCCTTCGCTGGTGAAGTCGTAGAGCGAGATGGGGCCGGCGGGGCTCTTCACGCGCTGCCGCGCCGAGGCGAGCTGCGCGTCGTCCACCGGCCCGAGCCCGATCTGCCCGCGCCAGCGGTTCACGTTGGCGAGCTCGCCGCCGGCCGGTCCGGGGAGGACGACCACCGAGACGTCGAGCTTGCCGGGGATGGGCGCCTTCAGCGTGGCGTAGCGCATGCCGCCGGAGCGGCTCTCGGCCCAGCCCTTCGGGAGCGTCCACTTCATGGCCGCGCCGCCGGCCGGCGACGGCGGCGGAGGGACGTCGCCCGCCATCCCCGGGGGCGCGCCACCGCCCATCCCACCCCCCATCCCGCCGCCCATGGCGCCGCCGGCGGCCGGGGCCGCGGCCGGCTCCTTCGGCACCTGGACATGGGTGACCTCGCCGCGGCTGCAGGCCGCGAGGGCGGCGACGGACATCAGGAGCGAGGCGGCGAGCGCCGCGCGCCATCGGGCGGGCGGCGGGGTGGGGCGGTCCTGGGCGGACGGGCCGGGCATGCGGATGACCTCTGGTATGGACGGGTGGTTGACCTACGTCAAGCCTTGCTTGGTGTCAATCGAAGCGACGGGCGCCTGGCCGCCCGGCCGTCCTCCGGGCGATGCGGTTCCCATGGTGGCCGGGGGGAGTTCCCGCTAGCATTCCCGGCCCGTGAAGCGCGTCGTCATCGCCCAGACCGGCTCCGTCGGCCCCGACGTGAGCGACCTCTTCGGGGATTTCCCCGACTGGTTCGCGCGGCTCCTGCGCGGCCGGGCGGAGCCCCTCGTGGCCCGCGCCCCGGGCGACCTCGCCTCCCTGGAGCCGTTCGACGGGGTGGTGGTCACGGGCTCCTTCGCCAGCGTCACCGCCCCCGAGCCCTGGATGGACGCGCTCTCGGCCGAGCTGCTCCGGATCGCCCGCGAGCGCCCGGTGCTCGGCGTCTGCTTCGGCCACCAGCTCCTGGCCCGCGCCCTGGGGGGACGCGTCGAGCGCAACCCGCGCGGCCTCGAGGCCGGCGCCTGCGAGGTGGCGCTCACGCCCGCCGGCCGCGACGACCCGCTCTTCGACGGCGTCCCGGACCGCTTCCTCGCCCACGAGCTGCACGAGGACCACGTGGCCGAGCTGCCGCCCGGCGCGGTGCGGCTCGCCGGCAACGCCATGAGCCCGGTGCAGGCCTTCCGGGCCGGCAACCTGCGGGCGGTCCAGTTCCACCCCGAGATCGACCTCGCCCGGGCCCGCTTCTTCGCGACGCGCGACCGGCAGGACCACGACCGCCGGGTCCCGGGCGGCTCCGAGGCGGTGCGGGCCTCGCTCGCCGAGACCCCGGCCGCCGTCCGCTGCTTCCACAACTGGCTCGCGCGCTATGTCGGCGCGGCCGAACCGCAGGCAGGAGACGTCCGTTGCGCATCCTCCACACGATGATCCGGGTCGGGAACCTCGAGCGGTCGGTGGCCTTCTACACCGAGGTCCTCGGCATGACGCTGCTGCGCCGCCACGACTACCCGGAGGGCCGCTTCACGCTCGCCTTCGTCGGCTACGGCGACGAGTCGAGGCAGCCGGCCATCGAGCTCACGCACAACTGGGACACCCCGGCCTACGAGCTCGGGAACGGCTTCGGGCACATCGCCCTCGAGGTCCCGGACGCGGCCGCCGCCTGCGCCGCGATCCGCGCGCGCGGCGGCAAGGTGACCCGCGAGGCGGGGCCGATGAAGCACGGCACGACGGTCATCGCCTTCGTCGAGGATCCGGACGGCTACAAGGTGGAGCTGATCCAGGCCGGCACCCACGGCGCCTGACGGGCGGACGCGGCGGCTCGCCTGCTTGCGGCGCGCCGCCCGCCCCGATACGAGACCCGCAACGGAGAGAGGGAGGAGCCGATGGCCGGCCTGGGAAGGGTGGCGGTGCTGGACGGCGGCGCGCGCCGGGTGGTGCGCGCGATCCGCGAGCTGGCCCGCGCGGGGCAGGCGGGCGCCGCGGTGGTGCTCCACCGGCCCGAGGCGCGGCTGGCGCGGCAGGTCCGCGAGGCCGACGAGGCGGTGGAGCTCGGCCCCTCGCTCGAGGGCGCCCTCTCCCGCGCCCGCGCCGACGCGGCCTGGCTCGGCCCGGCGCCGCTCGCCGAGCGGCTCGCCTTCGCAGAGACCTGCGCCCGCAAGGGCGTGACCTTCGTCGGCCCGCCCGCCGCGGTGCTGGCCCGGCTCGCGAGCCCCGAGGGCAGCGCGGCGCTCGCCCGCGAGCTCGGCCTCGCCGTCGCGCCGGCCTCCCCCGCGCCCGAGGCGCGGCTCATCGAGGTGGTGGTGGTGCGCGACCGCGGCGGCGCCGCGGCGGTGATCGGCGTGGGCGAGGCGTCGCTCGCGCAGGGGCGGCTCGCGGTCCTCGCCGAGTGTCCGCCGGCCGCCTTCGGCACCGCCGAGGACTCCCAGGCGCGTGCGCTCGGCGTGCGCGCCGCCCACGCGGCGGGGGCGCCCGGCGTCTACGCGCTCCGGCTCCTCCTCGACCGCTCCGGGCGGCTGGACTTCGCGGGGCTCGACGCCTGGGCCGAGTCGGCCGCCGCCGTGGAGGCGGTGACCGGGGTGGACCTGACGCGCGTGGCGCTGCAGCTCGCCGCCGGCGCCGGGCTCGACCTGCTCGCGCCCTCGCCCGCCGGCCACGCCTTCGCCGCCGCGGTGCTGGCGCGAGACCCCGAGGCGCCCGCCGCCCCGGGCGGCCGGCTCGAGCTGGTCCGGCTGCGCACCGCGCCGGGCGTGCATGTCGAGCTCCGGGCCGAGGAGGGCGACGAGGCCCCGGAGGGGGACGCGCCGCTGGCCCTCTTCGTGGCGCACGGCCCCGACCGCGCCGCCGCCGCGTCCCGGCTCGAGGCGGCCCTCTCCGAGAGCGAGCTGCTCCTCTCCGGCGGCCCCACCTCGCGGGCCTGGCTCCTCGCGCTCCTCGCCCGCCCCGAGGTCCGCGCCGGGGAGGCCGGCGCCGGGCTGCTCCAGCGGCTCGCCGCCGCGGGGGAGCCGCTCGTGAGGCCGCGCCCGGAGTCGGCGCTCCTCGCCGCCGCCATCGAGGGCTACGACGACGAGCTCGACCTCGAGCGGGCGCGCTTCCTCGCCGAGGCCCGGCGCGGGCGGCCCCGGGTCGGCCCCTCGTCGGGCCGGGCGGTGGAGCTGCGCTACCGCGGCGCGCGCTACCGGCTCGAGGTCCGCCAGACCGGCCCCGAGTCCTACCGGGTGGCCCCCGCCGGCGGCGCCCCGGTGGACGTGAAGGTGGAGCGGCTCTCGGCGCTCGAGCGGCGCCTCTCCTGGCAGGGGCGGCGGGTGCGCGTGGTCTCGGTCAAGGAGGGGGAGCGGCGGCTCGTCGAGGTGGACGGCGTGCCGCACACCGTCTTCGCCGATCCGGGCGGCGCGGTGACCTCGCCCATGCCGGCGGTGGTGGTGGCCATCCCGGTCGCGCCGGGGCAGCGGGTCGCCGCCGGCGAGCCGGTGGCGCGCATCGAGTCGATGAAGGTGGAGGTGGCGGTGCTCGCGCCCCGCGCCGGCGTGGTGCGGGAGGTGGTCGCGGCGGTCAACGGGCAGGTGGACGCCGGGGCGCCGCTGCTCCGGATCGAGCCGCTCGGCGACGAGGCGGCCGAGGCGGTCCCGGTGACCCTCTCGGCCGGGGCCGGGCCGCTGCTCGCCGAGCCGCGGCAGCGCTGGCTCGCCGCCATCGACGAGCTGACCCGGCTCGTGCTCGGCTTCGACGTCGGGAAGTCCGAGGCCCGGGGGCTCGCCGCCACGCTCCGCGAGCTCGCCGGCGTGGCCCCGGCCGACCTGCAGGTCGCCGCCGGCGAGGACGCGGCCCTCCGGGCGTTCGCCGACCTCCACGCGCTCTTCGGCCGGAGCCGGCCGGCGGGCCGGGAGGGGCCGCCGCCGCTCGAGGAGCTCTGGCGATACCTGCACGAGCCCGAGGAGCGCGGCGAGGGGCTCTCCCCCGAGTTCGTGGCGCAGCTGCGCCGCGCCCTCGCCCACTACGGCCTGTCGCTCGAGGAGCCGGGCCGCGCGCTCGAGCTCGCGCTCCTGCGCATGCAGAAGTCGCACGAGCGGGTGGAGGAGCAGCTCCCGCCGGTGCTCGCGCTGCTGGAGCGGAGGCTCGAGCCGCCCGGCGTCGCCGGGCCGGCCGCCGCCGGCTTCGGCTCGCGCGACCTCCTCGACCGGCTGGCCGAGATCGGCCAGGAGCGCTTCCCCACGCTGGCGGACCTCGCCGGCGAGGCCCGCTACCGGCAGTTCGACCAGCCGGCGCTGGAGCGCGCCCGCGCCGACGCCTACGTGCAGTCGGAGGCCGATCTCGCGCGCCTGCACGAGGTCTCGGGCGAGGAGCGGGAGCGGCTGGTGGACCGGCTCGTCGAGTGCACGCACCCGCTCGCCACCACCCTCGTGAACCGGATGGCGGCCGCGCCGCCGTCGCTCCGGCCGCGCCTCGTCGAGACGCTGCTGCGGCGCTACTACCGGGTCCGCCCGCTCGAGCCGGCCACCGCGCGCGAGGCGGACGGCGTCGCCTGCGCCTGGGCCGACTACGCCCTCGGCGAGCGGCGGCTGCGGGTGATGGCCGCCGCCGCCCCGGCGGGCGAGGTCGCCCAGGCGGCGCGCAGCCTCGCGCGCCTCGCCCGCGAGGTGCCGCCCGAGCGCGAGCTGATGGTCGAGCTCTACCTCTGGCGCGACGCGCCGCCGGAGGACGCCGAGGCGCTCGCCGGCGAGCTCCTCGCGGCGCTCCAGGCGGCCGGCTTCGAGCGGCCGCTGGTGCGCGCCTCGGTGGTGCTCGCCTTCCCCGGCCGCGGCGTGGGCCGGCAGGCGAGCCAGCAGCACTACACCTTCCGCGGCGGCCCCGGCGGCGCGCTCGCCGAGGATCGGCGGATGCGCGGCGTGCACCACATGCTCGCCGAGCGGATGCAGCTCGGCC from Anaeromyxobacter paludicola harbors:
- a CDS encoding cytochrome c biogenesis protein ResB, encoding MTQRPLRSVWDALTSLKLTIVCLALLMVLVIACTLAQTTMGTLGAVNAYIRSFLVWWDVPGTAWRIPVAPGGGLVGLVLTVNLVAAQARRLELSWRKAGLWIVHAGLILLFAGEFVTSFFQKETQLTIEQGQTLNYVESPRDLELAVIDVTDPAHDEVYAVPEARLARGGEVALPGSPVTLRVKGYLENAELANRGPSDPPSPANMGVGAMVSVRPLPPIASDEQLNRRAAFVEPVAGGRSYGTWLVSNALGAPQSFIHEGRTYVLSMRPQRQYLPYAITLKKFSHDVYPGTEIPKNFSSLVHLSNPSRGEERDVLIYMNQPLRYAGKAFYQASFGKGDTLSVLQVVENPGWLLPYISCVLVAAGLVLHFVVALRRSARRRQSAALLEAA
- a CDS encoding type 1 glutamine amidotransferase — its product is MKRVVIAQTGSVGPDVSDLFGDFPDWFARLLRGRAEPLVARAPGDLASLEPFDGVVVTGSFASVTAPEPWMDALSAELLRIARERPVLGVCFGHQLLARALGGRVERNPRGLEAGACEVALTPAGRDDPLFDGVPDRFLAHELHEDHVAELPPGAVRLAGNAMSPVQAFRAGNLRAVQFHPEIDLARARFFATRDRQDHDRRVPGGSEAVRASLAETPAAVRCFHNWLARYVGAAEPQAGDVRCASSTR
- a CDS encoding cytochrome c biogenesis protein, with translation MNKLAKALPLAAGGLALAAALFTMLPPGPVRGFDVDGFGRLPVLEGGRVKPADSVARNSLLMIRSQQSFRYQGRTVSADEWLLDVMFRPEVADQQPVFVINDPDVLGLMGMKQTSERYFSFRTIAPYLEEVQKQATAAHPIDAKLRTRFQSAVVNLFDRAYLYYRLKNTVQLEGAPLAAELAAPLAPGAASRQDALAELAFFRPLAPPPGAPADAWRSVGEALRRSPAAADAPDLRALAAAAAAWGAQDAGAFNAAVASLAGQVRAGRPAAVSQAGSEVLFNRAEPFYLGMVIYVLALLVLFASWAWKPQLLQPTAFALLVAGAIVHTGGLASRVILQGRPPVTNLYSSAVFVGWGAVLLGVVLERIYRKGFGTAVAAAAGFASLIVAHHLTGDGDTMEMMRAVLDSNFWLATHVVTITIGYSGTFLAGAIAIAYTLRRHVAPRLDPATTRTLVSMTYGVICFALFFSFIGTVLGGIWADQSWGRFWGWDPKENGALMIVLWNAIILHARWGGYVREKGIMAMAIFGNVITSLSWFGVNMLGVGLHSYGFMDKAFWALAAFIGSQLAIMGLCLLPRRFWKGQPAPERDAGHATGPA
- a CDS encoding carboxyl transferase domain-containing protein, whose translation is MAGLGRVAVLDGGARRVVRAIRELARAGQAGAAVVLHRPEARLARQVREADEAVELGPSLEGALSRARADAAWLGPAPLAERLAFAETCARKGVTFVGPPAAVLARLASPEGSAALARELGLAVAPASPAPEARLIEVVVVRDRGGAAAVIGVGEASLAQGRLAVLAECPPAAFGTAEDSQARALGVRAAHAAGAPGVYALRLLLDRSGRLDFAGLDAWAESAAAVEAVTGVDLTRVALQLAAGAGLDLLAPSPAGHAFAAAVLARDPEAPAAPGGRLELVRLRTAPGVHVELRAEEGDEAPEGDAPLALFVAHGPDRAAAASRLEAALSESELLLSGGPTSRAWLLALLARPEVRAGEAGAGLLQRLAAAGEPLVRPRPESALLAAAIEGYDDELDLERARFLAEARRGRPRVGPSSGRAVELRYRGARYRLEVRQTGPESYRVAPAGGAPVDVKVERLSALERRLSWQGRRVRVVSVKEGERRLVEVDGVPHTVFADPGGAVTSPMPAVVVAIPVAPGQRVAAGEPVARIESMKVEVAVLAPRAGVVREVVAAVNGQVDAGAPLLRIEPLGDEAAEAVPVTLSAGAGPLLAEPRQRWLAAIDELTRLVLGFDVGKSEARGLAATLRELAGVAPADLQVAAGEDAALRAFADLHALFGRSRPAGREGPPPLEELWRYLHEPEERGEGLSPEFVAQLRRALAHYGLSLEEPGRALELALLRMQKSHERVEEQLPPVLALLERRLEPPGVAGPAAAGFGSRDLLDRLAEIGQERFPTLADLAGEARYRQFDQPALERARADAYVQSEADLARLHEVSGEERERLVDRLVECTHPLATTLVNRMAAAPPSLRPRLVETLLRRYYRVRPLEPATAREADGVACAWADYALGERRLRVMAAAAPAGEVAQAARSLARLAREVPPERELMVELYLWRDAPPEDAEALAGELLAALQAAGFERPLVRASVVLAFPGRGVGRQASQQHYTFRGGPGGALAEDRRMRGVHHMLAERMQLGRLARFDLERLPSVEDVYLYRGVAQGNPKDERLFAMAEIRDLTPVRGPDGQVRQLPHLERMLLEALAGMRRFQARRAPHQRLEWNRVLLTVGPPLRVSRDVLGRILQRLAPATAGLGLEMILVDARVPDPDSGELRDTLLRVVTVGRDVELRWDEPTDRPLEPMAEYEQKVIQLRRRGLTHPFELAKLLAPAQRSEATGMPAGRFVEYDLDAEGRLAPVDRPPGKNAANVVAGVVTSFTDRYPEGMRRVVLLGDPGKEMGSVAEPECRRIEAAILLAQELEAPLEWFEVCAGAKISMQTGTENMDWVSRVLRRIIEFTQAGGEINVVVLGITVGAQPYWNAEATMLMHTRGILVMAPGSSMVLTGKQALEYSGSVSAEDNEGIGGYDRIMGPNGQAQYRAGSVAEACQILLRHYEHAYRAPGERFPRRAHTDDPVDRDVRASPHGPEGGAGFTTVGDVFSLEKNPDRKKPFDIRRVMAAAADQDHPPLERWRDLRGGETAVVWDAHLGGFPVCLIGIESRPLPRLEFVPADGPEHWSAGTLFPQASKKIARAINAASGNRPLVVLANLSGFDGSPESMRKLQLEYGAEIGRAVVNFRGPVVFCVVSRYHGGAFVVFAKTLREEIEAVAVEGARASVIGGAPAAAVVFAREVESRTRKDPRVVEAEAAAAKGGAARARLAEVVAAVRSEKLGEVGEEFDRIHSVERARKVGSIDAIIAAAELRPWLVAAVERGIARTLRGGR
- the gloA gene encoding lactoylglutathione lyase, whose product is MRILHTMIRVGNLERSVAFYTEVLGMTLLRRHDYPEGRFTLAFVGYGDESRQPAIELTHNWDTPAYELGNGFGHIALEVPDAAAACAAIRARGGKVTREAGPMKHGTTVIAFVEDPDGYKVELIQAGTHGA